ATCCCCAAGCTTGTTATTAAATATAAGCTTTTTTGTACCGCTTCTAAAAATCAGAGTATCAGCTATTTTTGAAGTAAAAAATATACCTTCACCACTATGTGCCTCAGGCGCTGTGGTTTCTTTTCCCTTTAAAAGATCTTGAATAGCCTCCATTTCATTTGAAAGACCTTTGCCCCGGGCAATATTGTTAAAAATACCCACACCTTTATCATTTATATCAAATCTCACTGCTGCACTGTCTCGCACCATTAAAACTTCCACCTCATCGGACATGGAATGCTCTATGGCGTTATTCATCATTTCAAGAAACCCGTAATCCAAAGCTCTTTCCACGTTTTTACGAAGATTTAAAAATATGCCTGTTTCTTTTTTAATATCAACAAGAACGCCATCTTCTTCCAGGTTTGTATTTTTATATATCCTGTGAAACTTACTGAGTTCACGCTTTTTCTTTGCAATAATCTCAGGGGAAGCCATAATATACCTGGCATTGTTCGCCCTGCCTATAAGAACTATTTTGCCCTCGTCTCTTAGTTCCTGGAAAAACCTATTAACATACGCGCGTGAAAAACCGGTCTCTTTAACTACTTCCGAGGCCTTAACTTCACCGTTCTTTTTAATTTTACGTAATATTAAATCCTTTATATCCATAGTTTACAACTTTAGTATAATATAAAAAATAAAAGTTGTAAACAAGTTGTAAACCATATTCAACTCAAAAACCGCTTAATACCCCTTATGAGTTCCTTTATGAGCCCTCCCTTAACCAAAGCAAAAACCCCCTTGCGGGGGTTTTTGCTCCTATTATCTTATCTTGCCTCTATGGCGAGGTCGGACCTTGCCATGGGGCGGCAAGATAGTTGTTTAACTCCTCTAATCCTTTTCTATAATCTTCGTAATCATTTAAAAACTCGTTATAATCCTCCCGGCTATTATCAAAAAGCTCTAATATTCTGTTTGGGTTAACCCATACAGCTTGCTGTTGTCCATTATAATATTTATAGCTTGAATAAGGATAAGTTTCCCATTCTTTAGGGTTGAGGTGGATATATCTGGAGATGTGGCTGAAATATGCATCGTTATCTATTAAAGAAGCTTTGTACCTTCCTTGGAACAATCCGCCTACTCGTTTGTAGCGCTTATTAAAATACCGAACATAGCCAACCATAACGGAACGCATTAGATCTCTTATAGCAAATTGATGGTCCTTCTGATACACAAATAAATGAAAATGATTAGGCATTAAACAATATGATAGTAATTCTATATCTTCGTGCAAACGCAATCTCCTAAGTCTTGCTTCTTCTATTTCAGTCAAAGCTTCATCTTTTGTCTCTTCTTCCAATTCAGGGCTCAACGCAACTTTAAGATAACTCAAAAAGACCCTGTAATCCCTATCATCCATAAAGATATCCCGTTTTTCTACACCTCTATTGTAAATATGGTAATAGGAGTTTGGCGCGTATTGTTTAACTGTGTTTTTACTAGGCATCATCAATAGTTTATATTATCTATGCCTATCTGGCAAGGTCGGACCTTGCCATGGGGTGATGGGTTGGGGTGGGGATAAGGCGGGACGGGGCTTGTCTGGCGAGGTCGGACCTTGCCATGGGGCTTAGCCTTCGCGGTTTTGGCGAGGTCGGACCTTGCCAGATGGCGATGGGATGGGGTGGGATTCTGCTCTGGCGAGGTCGGACCTTGCCATGGGGCTTAGCCTTCGCGGTTATGGCGAGGTCGGACCTTGCCAGATGGCGATGGGTTGGGGGGTGGGAGGGGCCAAAGCAAAAACCCCCTTGCGGGGGTTTTTGCTTTACCGGCGTTGGGTTGCCTGCCTGCCGGCAGGCAAGGGCTGAAATTTCAGCTAGGCTCGTAGCCAGTCCACGCCTCCTGCCTGGCAAGGTCGGACCTTGCCATGGGGCACTTTAAGCGGGTGTTCGCGGTTATGGCGAGGTCGGACCTTGCCAGATGGCGATGGCCCTTAGGGCAAAGGAAAACCCCGCAAATGCGGGGTTTTCCGGTTACCAGCGTTGGGTTGGGCTTATGTACTAAGCTAGGCCCGTAGCCAGTTGAGTATCACTAAACTGCTTAGCAGCTTGTGATGTCTGCACCTATTGGGTAGAAACTGTCGGATACTTCTGAGGAGTTCACAATGTATAGTGAATCCCAGTCGTGTCCACAGCTTTCAAACGTAGAAGGCGTCATGTTCAGCCACTGCTTTGTGCCTGTGTCGGCATCCAATGCAGAGCTTACTTTGTACACCTTCTCGCCATTCAATTCACGAATCATGTCAGAAAGTGTGTAGCCGTCCAATGAACCTGCTACCACATCCTGAATGTTCGCCCACTCAAGGTGTCCGTAAGAGTTGAAGATCGCGGGGTTAATAATTAACCTCTTGAACTTCTTAACTCCTACAAGCTTAACGATGTAAACATCGTCAGAACCTGCTTCACGAACTAAGTCGCCGTCCGCGAATACTGGTGCGGGAGGAGCAACACTTACCTCGCTTACTTCACCACCTGCTGAAACATTTGCAAGAGGCAATGCGTTTCTACCTGCATCCTTGAATGCGCCTGTAGATGCGTAGCTTACGCTAGGCACTGAATCAGGAGCGTCTGTTTCAAGAATGTCTGCCTTAAAGACGTTAGCAGTAGAAGCAAATGTGTATGCGTCGTAGGTGCCGTCGTTTGCACTCCATGCACCTGTTTGAGCAAGACTTTCACCGCTTACTGTCCATCCGTCTGTGTCTGTTCCTGTTCCCATAGCTTCAGAGAATACGAGTACCAACTGGTCATACATACCGTTGGAGTTTCGGTCTCTTAGCAATTTGTGAACAACTATAGGAGCAGCGCCGTCAACTGAATCTGTAGTTACAGGGGCTTCAAACTTAGCGGTGTCGGTTCCTGCGTTAAACGTAGCAACCAAGTTACCTGCCAAGTCAGCAAGTGAACCTTGTACATACTTCAGCTTAGGCAATGCGCCTGTGTCTTCGTTCTGCTCCGCGAACTTAACAACAACCATTGTGTCGTTACCACCGTTTGCGGTCATAACGCTTGTTATTGTTAAGTCGGGAGATGTTTCAGTAGTTGATGAATAGCTAGCTCCTCGTACAGCTGCAAAGTCGCCTGCTACTAATGTAGAAGCGTCTACTAAGCCGTCAAACTGAGCTACCAAAGCGTCAACAATACCGTTACCGTTCATGTCTCTTGTTTGAATGTTTACAAGAGAAGGAGCGGCTCCGGGTGTAACAGTTAATTCTACTGCTCCACCATCGTAGATAGTAGATGTGTGCTGAGGTGTAGCTGAGTTTCCTGCAGAATCCTTAACCTCGTTAGCTACAACAGAGAATTGATCACCCCCTGTTCCAGTACCATCACCTGCTAATGCTTGTGTAGCATCTACTGAAGCAGTAAGAGTTACAACTCTTCCGTTCACAGATACTGTACCTGAATCAGGTACTTCAGCGTCGTCTACTGCTGTACCGTCAGCATTCTCTAGTCTCCAGTCGGTCCAAACAGAACCGTCAGCGCCTGAAAGGCTCCAGGATGAAGCTACTGTTGAAGCATCAACTGCTTCAGAGAAGAACAACTGTACTGTTTCACCAGCTTCCCAGATGTCGTTAGCGGTTGTCTCGTAAAGAGTTGCGCTTTCAAGCAATGGGGAAGCCTTATCTGCTTCGTTTAAACCAGCTGAAGTTACGTTTGCAACCGGGTCATCAGCTAAGGTGCCACCGCTTAGGAACAATGTTCCTGTTGTTGTGCTGTATGTAGCGTCAGGAGTTTTTCCTGAATCAGAAACAAGGGATTCTGTAACAACAAGAGTAATCATTGTTGTTGTTGTACCTGAGTGTCCTGTTGTTGCTAATGAATAACCTTCTGAAAGGGTCCAGCCCAATTCAAGGTCGGCATCAGCTCCACCAGTGTTAGTAACTGCTCTTGAGAATGTAATCTCAAGGCTGTCAATCTGGCCGTCACCGTCGCTATCCTTGTACTCTGCTTTCATAGGTACAGGAACTACGCTAACTGTGGGTGTAATACCAGTTATAGCGTTAGCACTGTTTCCTGCTACATCCACAACGCCTCCTGATGCTGCGTAGTCAAGTGTGAATGTGCTTGTTACATCGTTAGATGAATTCTCGGTTACAGCGATGATAACTGTATCATTACTGTTAGATACAGTTGTTGAATCGAACTTCTTGAATCCTGTTACAGCTCCAAGTGTGTAGGTTGTAGAACCTACTTTCAAAGTAAAGCCTCCTGATGTTGTAGCTGAACCTAAGGTTTCTGAAAAAGTAACTTCAAGTGAATCCACTTTATTGTTACCGTTTAAGTCCTTAAGCTTAGCGCTCATAGGATATGGCTTAGCCATGTCTGTAGTTGTTACAGACTGGTCTAACATTTCCTCGCCTGTTGCGTCTTTAAGAGCGTTTGAAGCTTCGAAGTCTTGGTCGTAAACTACAGTCCAAGAATCACCTGTTGACTGAGCAGCATCTGAATGGTTAACATCTGCAAAATCAATTGTAAGTGTGTCATTTAATACTGTAGTTGTACTCCATGAAGCTGCTGTTTCTAAGTCAATATCTGTTCCACCAGCTTCAATCATGTGAGCGGTTCCGCCAAGGGCGTTAACAAAGTTACCTGTATCGGTAAGTGTAGATGCCATTGATTCGGAGAAGTAAACCTTTACTTGGTCTACTATACCGTCAGCTGTGTTGTCGTAAGTTTCTACCTTTGTAATGGTAGGAGCTACGCCGTCACCACCAAATGTGATTGATTTTGTAGTACCGTCTGTGGTGCCGCTTGCAGATGAAACTGCGATAGCGTTAGCATCTTCTTCAAGGTCGTTTGTCCAAACTTGAACTTTCACAGTTTGGTTGTCAGCACCGTCTGCTGTTACAAGAACAACAAACAGGTCGTTTCCTGCGTTAGTTCCTGCGTCATCCTTAGGAATAACAAATGATGTTGTTATATCAACTGCTACTCCTGCAGAATATGCAGCGAATCCATCAGTTGTTGCTGTAGCATTAACTTCACGAACTGCAGCATTGTCTGAAAGAGCAAATGCAGTTGTCCCTGTTACATCTATACAATTCTGAGCAGCTGTACCGGCTGTACCACAATCTCCAGCATTAGCTGCACTTGCATCTGTGTAGAAAGTACCTGCCATAATGTGGGCTTCTGTTCCGGTTCCAAGTTTTACGGTTACTGCAGCAGCATCAGCTGGAGGATTTGTAGCACCATCAACAAGAACAAAAGTTGCTCCTGCGCCTTGAGCGCCATCAATTAACCCGCTATAAGGCGAAGTTGAATCTGTCCTTGTAACAGAAGTAAGCAATGCGTCGCTTGAGTCAAATACGCCATTTGTACCGGACAATGAAGAGTCGCGATAAATGCGGACTGTTTCAATGTTGGATGCTGCGGCTTCAGCTGCGGAGTCGTCTGAGGTAAGGTGAACGTTCACCTCTGTAAGGGTTGTTTGGGTTTCTGGCCCAACAATGTTCACACCCAAGGCAACTCTTTCGCTTTCACCTGCTGGTGCAATTCGGGGGCTTGTTCCTGTAACGTCTTCTACAACTGCTTCCTCACCTGCAGCGAATACGTTGAGTACCTGTGTAAGGTAAACAACACCGCTCAAGGTAACGATAGTAGCAATTGCTGTAACTACAGAAACCGCCTTCCATGCGTATGTTTCTTTATAAGTCATTTTTAAATTATTTTCTTCTCTCTGTGCTTAAGCTAAGCAAGAGGGAAGATAGTTTTGGGTCTGATATTCCAAGCTTTGAATTTCAAATTTCAAATGTCAAATTTCAATTGAATGCTTAAATGACAAATGAATAAATGAAAAGCATTGGATACAGAACCCGAATTCCGCGTTTTTATTTTAGTTTGCGGAATTGTTTTTTGTGTAGATACCGGTTCGTGCACCAAACAAGTATCTACGGCTT
This DNA window, taken from Candidatus Spechtbacterales bacterium, encodes the following:
- a CDS encoding transposase → MPSKNTVKQYAPNSYYHIYNRGVEKRDIFMDDRDYRVFLSYLKVALSPELEEETKDEALTEIEEARLRRLRLHEDIELLSYCLMPNHFHLFVYQKDHQFAIRDLMRSVMVGYVRYFNKRYKRVGGLFQGRYKASLIDNDAYFSHISRYIHLNPKEWETYPYSSYKYYNGQQQAVWVNPNRILELFDNSREDYNEFLNDYEDYRKGLEELNNYLAAPWQGPTSP
- a CDS encoding DUF4325 domain-containing protein, translated to MDIKDLILRKIKKNGEVKASEVVKETGFSRAYVNRFFQELRDEGKIVLIGRANNARYIMASPEIIAKKKRELSKFHRIYKNTNLEEDGVLVDIKKETGIFLNLRKNVERALDYGFLEMMNNAIEHSMSDEVEVLMVRDSAAVRFDINDKGVGIFNNIARGKGLSNEMEAIQDLLKGKETTAPEAHSGEGIFFTSKIADTLIFRSGTKKLIFNNKLGDIFIQDIKKTKGTKVTFTIGLDSQIDMNSVFKEYTNEETYEFSKTKIVVNLYKAGTDFISRSQARRMFMGLDRFETIVLDFRDVDTVGQAFADEVFRVWQKKYPNIDISYRNANENVEFMIKRAL